A window of Anas acuta chromosome 28, bAnaAcu1.1, whole genome shotgun sequence genomic DNA:
CCAAGTTACCCCAGCTGCCCCCAATTGCCCCCACGAGTCCCCAGTTACCCCCAGGAcagcccagctgcccccaggacccccccaattgcccccaggaccccccctaCTGCCCCCACGACCCCTGATTTACCCCAAGGACCCCCCCAGATGCCCCCACGACCCCCCCAATTACCCCCAAGACCCCCCAGGTCCCCTCAATTACCCCCCGGAAACCCCCCAGTTGCCCCCAGGACCTCCCCAGTtgcccccaggacccccccaattgcccccaggaccccccagttgcccccagccccccccattTGCCCCGTGCCCCCGTCCCGTACATTCCCCACCGGCGGCCAAAGTCCCCCCCGCGCTGCCCTCACCCAAGATGGCGCCGGGGCCGCCTCAGCTCCGCGGCGCCGCTGCCCTCAGCCAAGATGGCGCCGGGACGAGCCTcaaccccctcccctccccctcccctcccaaccccccccagAGGCCCCGCCCCTTCCGCCACCAGCCGgaagcggggctgggggaggggggcagcgtGAGGGGGGGGGCGACGATGGCGGCGGACGGGGCGCGGGGGCggcccggggcggcggcggcgcccggcGGGAAGGGGCTGACGGCGGAACaggtccgggggggggggggcacggggcaccggggggcgtgggaggggcacggggggggcaccggggggggtcccggggggtcccggccccTCCCTgagcgccccccgccccccccccgcaggtCGTGGCCCGGTTCAACCGCCTGAGGCAGGAGCAGCGCGGGCTGGCATCAAAGGCCGCGGAGCTGGAGATGGAGCTCAACGAGCACGGGtgggcaccgggggggtccgggggggtccgggggtgGGCACCGGGGGGTCCtgaggggtcctgggggggtgagggggaatggggggcaccgggggggtgagggggacacggaggggtccggggggggttactgggggggcacggggggagcCTGGAGGGCATCGGGGGGGTTCTGAGGGGTCCTGGGGGTGTGAGGGGGGCACGGAGGGGTCGGGGGTGGGCACCGGGAGGGTCCGGGGGGGTCCTGGGAGGGTTCTGGGGGGGTGAGGGAGACatggggggacaccggggggattggggggcaccgggggagTCCTGGGGGTGTGAGAGGGACACGGAGAGGCAcctgggggggcactggggggcgtgagggggacacaggggggCTCAAGGTGGGATACCGGGGGGAacgggggtgtgggggggtcccggggggggacacggggggagCCAGGGGTGGGAGGGGGACACCGGGGGCCCTGGTGGGGGCAGGGATGTGAAGGGGACGTGGGGTGGGGAGAGTGTGGGGGAGACCTGGGGAATGAGAAGGTGACAAGGGGGGGGTGAAGGGGACacggggatttgggggggagtCTGGGGGTCCCgtcccccgcccccccccccccccagcagcccggcGCTGTGCCCAGCCTGGTGATCGAGACCCTGCGCGAGGTGGACGTCACCCGGCGCTGCTACCGCATGGTGGGCGGCGTGCTGGTGGAGAGGACGGTGAAGGAGGTGCTGCCCGCGCTGGAGAGCAACCTTGAGCAGGTgagggaccggggggggggctccccgaGACCCCCAACACCCCCCTCACGCCGTGCCtcgacccctgaccccccccaCACTTTTTGTCTCTTCCCCCAGATCAGCAAAATCCTGGAGTCgctgagccagcagctgcaggccaAGGGCCGGGAGCTGACGGAGTTCCGCGAGAAGCACAACATCCGCCTGCTGGGGGAGGACgacccccggcccccccccaaGGAGGGCGCCGAGGGGGCCAAGGGGGGCTCTGCCGGCGTTCTGGTCTCCtagcagcccccccccaccgtGTCCTCCCCCTCCTGTTATTTCCCTTCCTGTTATTATTTCCCCTCGCTCGCTCTGTGAATTTTGGTAATAAATGTGGGGGTTTTGGGTCATGGCGGAGTGTTGGTGCTGTGcgggggggggatggggacggggacagggccGGGGACGTCCTTGGCCACCCGCCCGTGACCGGCCTCAGCCGCCACCTTCCTGCACCTGGGCGTGCGCCAGGCCCGTGGCAGCGGCTGCACACGCGtgtgccgggggggggacacatggGGGCACATTTACACACACGTGTGCACACACAGGGGGGCAGTGCCATCACTTGTGCCACCTCGGCTGGGGGCCCAGGGGACGTTGCGAtgtccccacagcacccctgggtgccctttggtccccccctcccccaaaggAATGTCCCTTTCCCCTGTGGGGACttcgggggggggacacaggcgGACAGGGCTGGCACCAGAGGGGTCACTGGGGATAAGGGGGGGCaccttggggtgggggggacatggggggggctgggggcgagcTGCTGGCACCGGCTCGGCCGCgttgtccccgtccccgtccccgcggGTGCTGGCGCGTGGCGGCGCGTGCCGGCTcggggcacccctgggtgcggcagcgctgggggggggcaggttgtaatggggggggggagctgttGACTGTACACAGCCCGCGCCTGCGGCCACACCGGGCCCAGCCGGTTCCCCCGGGCCCCGCCGGCTCCCCGCGGTGCCCGGCCCCATAAAAAGCGGGGGCCACCGGGGCCGGCGGGGGCCACCATGGCGGGGAGCGAGCTGCCGCGCCTGGCCGAGGCCGAGCGGGAGAGCATGCTGGGCGCCGTGCACGGCGTCTCGGGGCCCGGTACGGCCGGGggtgggggtcccgggggggtcgGGAGGGGGGTGGGCCGGTGCTGGGGCCGGGGTGGGTGACGGCGCGGTGTCCCCGCGGTGTCCCCGCAGTGGTGACGGCCACGCGCATGGCGGGGGCGGCCATGTACGAGCTGGTGCGCGTGGGGCACGCGGAGCTGGTGGGGGAAATCATCCGGCTGGAGGGGGACATGGCCACCCTGCAGGTCTACGAGGAGACCTGTATCcttctgctgctggccctgtccccgtccctgtccccgtccctgtccccgtccttccctctcctccccttcctcctgtcCTCCCACCCCGTCTTGtcccccccgtccccttccCGGTcacctccagccccctgcccccgtCCCCCTGTCCTTCCCTGTCCCTCCTGACCTTCcctgtccccgctgtccccccaccccctggctctgcccttcccttcctcccctgtCCTCcccccctgtccctgcccctccCTTTTGTCCCTCCCCTGTCCTGCTCCGCTCCACtgccccctgtcccctccctgcccctgtcccctccctgtcccccccatCCTGCTGTTCCCTCCCTGCCCTTTCCCACCCTGTCCCCTCcggtccccccccacccccctgtCCTCTCCCACCCCTCTCAGTCCCCTGTCCCTCCCACCCAAGTCCCCTGtgccccccctgtccccccccatccccatcccgcCCCCCCCAGCGTGGTTTTCCTGAGCGGGGGGGCTCAGCGGGGGTGCGCGTGGGGGACCCGGTGCTGCGCACGGGGCAGCCGCTGTCGGTGGAGCTGGGCCCCGGCATCCTGGGCTCCATCTTCGACGGGATCCAGCGGCCGCTGAAGGACATCGCGCAGCTCACCCGCAACATCTACATCCCCCGCGGCGTCAACGTCCCCGCGCTGCCGCGACACCTCACCTGGGACTTCGCCCCCAGCAAAAACATCCGAGtgagccccccggggggggacgtggggacacggggaccctCGTGGCGGGGAGCCCCGCGTCCTCACGGCCACCCCGTGCCAGGTCGGGAGCCACGTCACCGGCGGTGACATCTACGGCACGGTCACCGAGAACTCGCTCATCCAGCACCAAATCATGGTGCCCCCCCGCAGCCGCGGCACCGTCACCCACATCGCCCCCCCGGGCCACTACAGCGTCTCCGTAAGGGCtggcggtggcggtggtggggaggagcagaggggtcccacgtccccgctgtcccccgtTGTCCCCGCAGGAcgtggtgctggagctggactTTGAGGGCAGCGCGGAGCAGCTGACCATGCTGCAGGTCTGGCCCGTCCGGCAGACACGGCCCGTGGCCGAGAAGCTGACGGCGAATCACCCCCTGCTGACCGGGCAGCGCGTGCTGGACGCGCTCTTCCCGtagggacggggacggggagaggggacagggacggggaatggggacagggatggggaatggggacggggaggggttgaggggacggggctggggagaggggacagggatggggaatggggacagggacaagcttggagagagatggagagggggcagggatgggatggggataaggggatggggtggggatgggggacaaggatggggacaggaatatggggtgggatgggaacgggggacagggagaggggaTCTAGACGGGGTTGAGGGACAGGAATGGGGCTGGGACTGGGGCCAGGGAATGGGGTGAGCACAGGGGATGGGAATGGGGCAGGGACAGAGATGGGGACAGTCCcgctggggaggaaggggacagTGCAGGGGTGCTGGTGGGTGACCaggaatggggacagggacagggggtGTCGGGGCCCATCCCGCCTCC
This region includes:
- the PFDN2 gene encoding prefoldin subunit 2, producing MAADGARGRPGAAAAPGGKGLTAEQVVARFNRLRQEQRGLASKAAELEMELNEHGLVIETLREVDVTRRCYRMVGGVLVERTVKEVLPALESNLEQISKILESLSQQLQAKGRELTEFREKHNIRLLGEDDPRPPPKEGAEGAKGGSAGVLVS